In Halanaerobium praevalens DSM 2228, the DNA window GTAATAATGGATTTTTAATTGCAGAAGAAGACTTGAAAATGCGGGGTCCAGGAGAATTTTTTGGAACAAAACAGCATGGAATAGATGATTTAAAAGTTGCTAGTTTAACAGCTGATCAAGAATTATTAGCAAAAGCACGCACTGAAGCTCAAGCAATAGTTGAATTAAATAATTGGCAGAAAAAATATAATCAATTAGCTAATATTATTGCTCAAATAGAATTAAAAATATAGTTTGAAGGAGGGATTATTGATGAGAATTATTGCTGGTAAAGCTGGTGGCTTAAAATTAAAAAGTCTCAAAGGTAGAGATGTAAGACCAACTTTAGATCGTGTTAAAGAATCTATGTTTAATATAATTGCTTTTTATTTACCAGAAGCTGAAGTTTTAGATTTATTTTCTGGTTTTGGTAACTTAGGAATTGAAGCCTTAAGTAGAAGAGCAAAAAAGGCTGATTTTGTTGAATTAAAACAAGCTCATCTAAATATTATAGAAGAAAACTTAAATAAAGCTAAATTATTAGAAAAAGCAGACCTTTATCAACAAGATGTTTATTCCTATTTGAAAAACTCGAATAAAAAGTATGACTTAATTTTTATGGATCCACCTTATCAAAAAAAGATGACTGCTGAAGCAATTGAATTAATTATAAAAAATAATTTACTCAAAGATAAGGGGTTAATTATAAGTGAAAAATCAGCTTCTGAAAAAACAAATGAGTTTGCAGAATTGGATATTATAAAAAATAAAATTTATGGTAATTCATTATTAACAATTTATCAACTAAATTAAAAAATAAGGGGTATTTATTAATATGAGCAAAAAGATAGTTTATCCAGGTAGTTTTGACCCAGTTACAAATGGCCATCTTGATATTGTAAAAAGAGCGGCCAATATTTTTGATGAAGTAATAGTTTCAGTTTTTAATAATCCCAATAAAACACCAGTTTTTACAATGGAAGAAAGAGTAGAGATGTTAAAAAACTCTACTAGGGAACTTGAAAATGTAAAAGTAGATTCTTTTTCTG includes these proteins:
- the rsmD gene encoding 16S rRNA (guanine(966)-N(2))-methyltransferase RsmD; translation: MRIIAGKAGGLKLKSLKGRDVRPTLDRVKESMFNIIAFYLPEAEVLDLFSGFGNLGIEALSRRAKKADFVELKQAHLNIIEENLNKAKLLEKADLYQQDVYSYLKNSNKKYDLIFMDPPYQKKMTAEAIELIIKNNLLKDKGLIISEKSASEKTNEFAELDIIKNKIYGNSLLTIYQLN